In Asanoa sp. WMMD1127, one genomic interval encodes:
- a CDS encoding HIT domain-containing protein: MPGAGSGAPGSPDGLDRLWTPHRMAYIKGGSPAQGCPFDRAPHLPDEESLVVARGKVVYAVLNLYPYNLGHLLICPYRHVADYTDLTDEETVEVASFTQEAMRTVRRVSGAHGFNIGLNQGSVAGAGIAAHLHQHVVPRFGGDANFMPIVGQTKVLPQLLTDTRVLLAEAWGDS; this comes from the coding sequence ATGCCGGGCGCTGGGTCGGGGGCGCCGGGCTCGCCGGACGGGCTCGACCGGCTGTGGACGCCGCACCGGATGGCCTACATCAAGGGCGGGTCGCCGGCGCAGGGTTGCCCGTTCGACCGGGCGCCCCACCTGCCCGACGAGGAGAGCCTCGTGGTGGCCCGGGGCAAGGTCGTCTACGCGGTGCTCAACCTCTACCCGTACAACCTGGGGCATCTGTTGATCTGCCCTTACCGGCACGTGGCGGACTACACCGATCTCACCGACGAGGAGACGGTCGAGGTCGCGTCGTTCACCCAGGAGGCGATGCGCACCGTCCGCCGGGTCAGCGGGGCCCACGGGTTCAACATCGGGCTCAACCAGGGCTCGGTGGCCGGGGCGGGGATCGCGGCGCACCTGCACCAGCACGTGGTGCCCCGGTTCGGCGGCGATGCGAACTTCATGCCGATCGTGGGCCAGACCAAGGTGCTGCCGCAGCTGCTCACGGACACCCGGGTGTTGCTGGCGGAGGCCTGGGGGGACTCCTAA
- a CDS encoding CapA family protein, producing MRRTRAALVLVAAGALVAGCGAEVEGPRWRSGGPSPSASPTPSATAAAPVELTLAFAGDVHFTGRTLGLLDEPSSAFGKISSTLSDADLTVVNLETAVTSRGTPEPKRFHFRAPETAFDALRAAGIDAASVANNHALDYGRVGLLDTLTAATEAEYPIFGAGRNTDEAYAPWVTTVKGVRIALLGMSQVGELAGSWKPTASRPGVAMAFDGARASAAVKAARAQADLVIVFMHWGVEGSSCPSGQMKTFAQRMARDGADIVVGTHAHTLLTDGWLDSTYVHYGLGNFLWYGNSHSTDSGVLRLTVRSGAVVGRKFLPATVSGTGQPVLVSGTAKKRIEDKLRVAARCTGLGTAPS from the coding sequence ATGAGACGAACTCGGGCGGCGTTGGTGCTGGTCGCGGCCGGTGCGCTGGTCGCCGGGTGTGGGGCTGAGGTCGAAGGGCCGCGCTGGCGGTCGGGTGGGCCCTCCCCGTCGGCGTCGCCCACGCCGTCTGCCACCGCGGCCGCTCCGGTCGAGCTGACGCTGGCGTTCGCGGGTGACGTGCACTTCACCGGGCGCACGCTGGGTCTGCTGGACGAGCCGTCGTCGGCGTTCGGCAAGATCAGCTCGACGCTGTCGGACGCGGACCTGACGGTCGTCAACCTGGAGACCGCGGTGACCTCCCGGGGCACGCCCGAGCCGAAGCGGTTCCACTTCCGGGCGCCGGAGACGGCGTTCGACGCGTTGCGGGCGGCCGGGATCGACGCGGCGTCGGTGGCCAACAACCACGCGCTCGACTACGGCCGGGTGGGGCTGCTCGACACGCTCACCGCGGCCACCGAGGCGGAATATCCGATCTTCGGGGCCGGTAGGAACACCGACGAGGCGTACGCCCCGTGGGTCACGACCGTCAAGGGAGTGCGGATCGCGCTGCTCGGGATGTCGCAGGTGGGCGAGCTGGCGGGGTCGTGGAAGCCGACCGCGTCACGGCCCGGGGTGGCGATGGCGTTCGACGGTGCGCGGGCCTCGGCGGCGGTCAAGGCGGCGCGGGCGCAGGCGGACCTCGTGATCGTGTTCATGCACTGGGGCGTCGAGGGCAGTTCGTGCCCGTCCGGGCAGATGAAGACGTTCGCGCAACGGATGGCCCGCGACGGCGCCGACATCGTGGTCGGCACCCACGCCCATACGCTGCTGACGGACGGCTGGCTCGACTCGACCTACGTCCACTATGGACTCGGAAACTTCCTGTGGTACGGCAACTCGCACAGCACCGACTCGGGCGTGCTCCGGCTGACGGTGCGCTCCGGCGCGGTGGTCGGCCGCAAGTTCCTGCCCGCGACGGTCTCCGGCACCGGCCAGCCGGTGCTGGTGTCCGGCACGGCCAAGAAGCGCATCGAGGACAAGCTGCGGGTGGCGGCGCGCTGCACGGGGCTGGGGACCGCGCCGTCCTGA
- a CDS encoding sigma factor-like helix-turn-helix DNA-binding protein, protein MDDDPDLRAIYHASVARLTAQLFGLTGDLAEAQDAVQEAFARALAKPALLRGVLNPEAWLRTVAVNVARSRHRRRALFDRLARSGRLRADTVVPGMSPDHVMLVAALHRLPRAIREAVVLHYLADLPVAEVASTLGCSVEAVKTRLVRGRRALAAELGDREALTDA, encoded by the coding sequence GTGGACGACGACCCCGACCTGCGGGCGATCTATCACGCCAGCGTGGCCCGGCTCACGGCGCAACTGTTCGGGCTGACCGGCGACCTGGCCGAGGCGCAGGACGCGGTGCAGGAGGCGTTCGCGCGGGCGCTGGCCAAGCCGGCCCTGCTGCGCGGCGTGCTCAACCCGGAAGCCTGGCTGCGCACGGTCGCGGTCAACGTGGCGCGGTCGCGGCACCGCCGACGGGCGCTGTTCGACCGGTTGGCCCGGTCCGGGCGCCTGCGGGCGGACACGGTCGTACCCGGGATGTCCCCGGACCACGTGATGCTGGTGGCGGCGCTGCACCGGCTGCCGCGGGCGATCCGCGAGGCGGTCGTCCTGCACTACCTCGCCGACCTGCCGGTCGCCGAGGTCGCCTCGACGCTCGGCTGCAGCGTCGAGGCGGTCAAGACGCGACTGGTGCGGGGCCGGCGGGCGCTCGCGGCTGAGCTCGGCGACAGGGAGGCGTTGACCGATGCGTGA